Proteins from one Mytilus galloprovincialis chromosome 11, xbMytGall1.hap1.1, whole genome shotgun sequence genomic window:
- the LOC143050992 gene encoding uncharacterized protein LOC143050992, which produces MVKAVQISNIELERHDTSLSADLYRLQSWYKKMLKMKLMNSHQYQQYVQRVKEILVRLGDDDDPVDITWNVGLQKQVRKVLCDLKEKEEHSDLKEKILKMETEQDEVIPKNIRDQIEKEIKEWEIKDKMFVTTRASEYVLAYLQDNSCLTLTAPSGVGKSFTSFTKGRVQNNTSEKTR; this is translated from the exons ATGGTAAAAGCTGTCCAGATTTCAAATATAGAACTAGAAAGACATGATACCAGCCTATCAGCAGACTTATATAGATTACAGTCTTGGTACAAAAAGATGCTTAAAATGAAACTAATGAATTCGCATCAATATCAACAATATGTTCAAAGAGTTAAAGAA ATATTGGTCAGACTAGGTGACGATGATGATCCTGTAGATATAACATGGAATGTTGGACTGCAGAAACAAGTTAGGAAGGTTCTTTGTGATTTAAAAG aaaaagaagaaCATTCTGATCTtaaagagaaaatattgaaaatggaaACTGAGCAGGACGAAGTTATACCAAAGAATATTAGAG AccaaatagaaaaagaaataaaagaatggGAAATAAAGGATAAGATGTTTGTGACTACAAGAGCAAGTGAGTATGTGCTTGCGTATTTACAGGACAACAGTTGTTTGACTTTAACTGCACCATCAGGAGTAGGAAAATCTTTCACTAGTTTTACAAAAGGAAGGGTACAGAATAATACCAGTGAGAAAACCAGATAA